A genomic region of Colius striatus isolate bColStr4 chromosome 20, bColStr4.1.hap1, whole genome shotgun sequence contains the following coding sequences:
- the MRPS23 gene encoding small ribosomal subunit protein mS23 has product MAGNRLHKAGSVFSRTRNLLRMGVIKKPLWFDVYAAFPPLREPVYRVPRPRYGKVKDVIRPIFYHEDEVRARFYRVYGNGPKPFDLSQLNYKSVCQRFVEKFNELKEEGKVEEEKLFEETGKALLASGIILQRRGTDRVTQQGQQDAETKDPALHLQLQTVLEEMQKKKDHEEQTAELLGTSKESPS; this is encoded by the exons ATGGCGGGGAATCGCCTGCACAAGGCTGGGAGCGTGTTCAGCCG GACCCGGAACCTTCTCCGCATGGGAGTGATCAAGAAGCCGCTGTGGTTCGACGTGTACGCCGCCTTCCCCCCGCTGAGGGAGCCCGTGTACCGGGTGCCGCGGCCGCGCTACGGCAAGGTGAAGGATGTCATCCGTCCCATCTTCTACCACGAGGACGAAGTGCGAGC gaGATTTTACAGAGTTTATGGTAATGGTCCAAAACCTTTTGACCTGTCCCAGTTAAACTACAAATCTGTCTGCCAGAG GTTTGTTGAGAAATTCAATGAactgaaggaagaaggaaaagttgAAGAGGAAAAGTTGtttgaagaaacaggaaaagccCTTTTGGCCAGTGGGATAATTTTACAGAGAAGAGGAACAGACAGA GTCACACAACAGGGGCAGCAGGACGCTGAAACCAAAGACCCTGCCTTACACCTGCAGCTTCAAACTGTGCTGGAGGAGatgcagaagaagaaagacCATGAAGAGCAGACTGCAGAGCTGTTGGGAACAAGTAAGGAGAGCCCCTCGTGA
- the CUEDC1 gene encoding CUE domain-containing protein 1 isoform X1 produces the protein MTSLFRRSSSNGGSRGGSSAQELNNSRPSRQVRRLEFNQAMEDFKTMFPNMDYDIIECVLRANNGAVDATIDQLLQMNLDGSGCDDSSDSEDSIPPEILERTLEPDSSDEEPPPVYSPPACERPASGSRCPRAPPTPPPRTDVLGPGSTPVPSRYRNWNPPLLGNLPEDFLRILPQQTAGTQGSPGCRQPVPRGLCPRGQPGLEQERRWKQYLEDERIALFLQNEEFMKELQRNRDFLLALERDRLKYESKKSKSSSVAVSNDFGFSSVISGEAAPCVSSEAGAVSDDALFRDKLKHMGKSTRKKLFELARAFSEKTKMRKSKRKHLLKHQVMGTAASTANLLDDVEGHWCDEDLQARRQQLREEETLKEGQ, from the exons ATGACGAGCCTCTTCCGCCGGAGCAGCAGCAACGGCGGCTCGCGCGGCGGCTCCTCCGCGCAGGAGCTCAACAACAGCCGCCCCAGCAGGCAGGTGCGACGGCTGGAGTTCAACCAGGCcatggaggacttcaagaccATGTTCCCCAACATGGACTACGACATCATCGAGTGCGTGCTGAGGGCCAACAACGGTGCCGTGGATGCCACCATCGACCAGCTCCTGCAGATGAACCTGGACGGCAGCGGCTGCGACGACAGCTCGGACTCGGAGGACAGCATCCCCCCCGAG ATCTTGGAGCGGACCCTGGAGCCGGACAGCTCTGACGAGGAGCCTCCTCCCGTCTACTCGCCCCCAGCCTGCGAGCGCCCGGCCTCGGGCAGCCGCTGCCCCCGCGCGCCGCCCACCCCCCCGCCCAG GACAGACGTGCTGGGGCCTGGCAGCACCCCAGTGCCCAGCCGCTACAGGAACTGGAACCCGCCGCTCCTGGGCAACCTCCCCGAGGATTTCCTGCGCATCCTGCCTCAGCAGACAGCTGGCACACAG GGCTCCCCTGGCTGCCGGCAGCCCGTGCCACGGGGGCTGTGCCCGCGGGGCCAGCCCGGCCTGGAGCAGGAGCGGCGCTGGAAGCAGTACCTGGAGGACGAGCGGATCGCGCTGTTCCTGCAGAACGAAGAGTTCATgaaggagctgcagaggaaCAGAGATTTCCTCCTGGCCCTGGAGAGAG atcGATTGAAATATGAGTCAAAAAAATCCAAGTCGAGCAGCGTCGCTGTCAGCAACGACTTTGGTTTCTCCTCTGTAATATCAG GTGAGGCAGCCCCCTGTGTGAGCAGCGAGGCCGGTGCCGTGTCTGACGATGCCTTATTCAGagacaaactgaaacacatgggaaaat CCACACGCAAGAAGCTGTTTGAGCTCGCCAGAGCCTTCTCTGAGAAGACAAAGATGAggaaatcaaaaagaaaacacttgttGAAGCACCAGGT GATGGGGACGGCGGCTTCCACAGCAAACCTGCTGGATGACGTGGAAGGCCACTGGTGTG ATGAAGACTTGCAAGCACGGCGGCAGCAGCTCCGAGAGGAGGAGACGCTGAAGGAGGGGCAGTAA
- the CUEDC1 gene encoding CUE domain-containing protein 1 isoform X2, which produces MTSLFRRSSSNGGSRGGSSAQELNNSRPSRQVRRLEFNQAMEDFKTMFPNMDYDIIECVLRANNGAVDATIDQLLQMNLDGSGCDDSSDSEDSIPPEILERTLEPDSSDEEPPPVYSPPACERPASGSRCPRAPPTPPPRTDVLGPGSTPVPSRYRNWNPPLLGNLPEDFLRILPQQTAGTQGSPGCRQPVPRGLCPRGQPGLEQERRWKQYLEDERIALFLQNEEFMKELQRNRDFLLALERDRLKYESKKSKSSSVAVSNDFGFSSVISATRKKLFELARAFSEKTKMRKSKRKHLLKHQVMGTAASTANLLDDVEGHWCDEDLQARRQQLREEETLKEGQ; this is translated from the exons ATGACGAGCCTCTTCCGCCGGAGCAGCAGCAACGGCGGCTCGCGCGGCGGCTCCTCCGCGCAGGAGCTCAACAACAGCCGCCCCAGCAGGCAGGTGCGACGGCTGGAGTTCAACCAGGCcatggaggacttcaagaccATGTTCCCCAACATGGACTACGACATCATCGAGTGCGTGCTGAGGGCCAACAACGGTGCCGTGGATGCCACCATCGACCAGCTCCTGCAGATGAACCTGGACGGCAGCGGCTGCGACGACAGCTCGGACTCGGAGGACAGCATCCCCCCCGAG ATCTTGGAGCGGACCCTGGAGCCGGACAGCTCTGACGAGGAGCCTCCTCCCGTCTACTCGCCCCCAGCCTGCGAGCGCCCGGCCTCGGGCAGCCGCTGCCCCCGCGCGCCGCCCACCCCCCCGCCCAG GACAGACGTGCTGGGGCCTGGCAGCACCCCAGTGCCCAGCCGCTACAGGAACTGGAACCCGCCGCTCCTGGGCAACCTCCCCGAGGATTTCCTGCGCATCCTGCCTCAGCAGACAGCTGGCACACAG GGCTCCCCTGGCTGCCGGCAGCCCGTGCCACGGGGGCTGTGCCCGCGGGGCCAGCCCGGCCTGGAGCAGGAGCGGCGCTGGAAGCAGTACCTGGAGGACGAGCGGATCGCGCTGTTCCTGCAGAACGAAGAGTTCATgaaggagctgcagaggaaCAGAGATTTCCTCCTGGCCCTGGAGAGAG atcGATTGAAATATGAGTCAAAAAAATCCAAGTCGAGCAGCGTCGCTGTCAGCAACGACTTTGGTTTCTCCTCTGTAATATCAG CCACACGCAAGAAGCTGTTTGAGCTCGCCAGAGCCTTCTCTGAGAAGACAAAGATGAggaaatcaaaaagaaaacacttgttGAAGCACCAGGT GATGGGGACGGCGGCTTCCACAGCAAACCTGCTGGATGACGTGGAAGGCCACTGGTGTG ATGAAGACTTGCAAGCACGGCGGCAGCAGCTCCGAGAGGAGGAGACGCTGAAGGAGGGGCAGTAA